A window of Pseudomonas guangdongensis contains these coding sequences:
- a CDS encoding YfhL family 4Fe-4S dicluster ferredoxin, whose product MSLIITDDCINCDVCEPECPNGAISQGEEIYEIDPNLCTECVGHYDEPQCQQVCPVDCIPLDPNHVESRDELMQKYLIISGKA is encoded by the coding sequence ATGTCCCTGATCATCACCGACGACTGCATCAACTGCGACGTCTGCGAACCCGAATGCCCCAACGGGGCGATTTCCCAGGGCGAGGAGATCTACGAGATCGACCCCAACCTGTGCACCGAGTGCGTCGGCCACTACGACGAGCCGCAGTGCCAGCAGGTCTGCCCGGTGGACTGCATCCCGCTCGACCCCAACCACGTGGAAAGCCGCGACGAGCTGATGCAGAAGTACCTGATCATCAGCGGCAAGGCCTGA
- a CDS encoding Na/Pi cotransporter family protein, whose product MLRREALSKYSSNTIVIWLLLAALAVSFWFSAGWTRLAGGLALFLFGMQCLEEGLRLLAGGELERFLARATDRAWKSLSFGVLATVTVQSSTLVSLLTIAFLGTGLIGLGAGLCIVFGANLGTTSGIWLLALAGQSASLGDLALPLAVFGILLGFNGPRSKGVGRVLLGICFLFFGIDLIKGGFSDATEMFDPAQFKVPGILGILLFVGIGALVTAVVQSSHASLMLVLTALSSGQIDVDQAFALAIGTNVGGVVTAVVGALGGARAGMRLALANVIFNLVVAVLALLLLQPLTALVLLIAAQLGFAGNALLELALFHTLFNGLGVLLFLPLHRRLATALERWLPEVAEPHVLIAAVQGSAAPEAAKVPTRARYLDDNALDSADAAVQAVARELQHLARLSLEVICHALYLPIDQLRSAQIDEHALRESAQSASRGLDADQLYQQHIKGVYSDLVSYMGRLKANLDDAHQQAWIASQVVALQLVDAVKDAKHLQKNLGRQLNGQSAAFSAAYADLRRHMLWVLREIRTISLLDLPTEALRARLELFDGEAARFDAQFRERLFVAVREKGLDGMQASSLMNDLGYASRISQSLRNVLMLGLGEARELLPQLPFRSEDEAPLIHL is encoded by the coding sequence ATGCTCAGGAGGGAAGCCTTGTCCAAATACTCATCCAACACGATCGTCATCTGGCTGCTGCTCGCGGCCCTGGCCGTGTCGTTCTGGTTCAGCGCCGGCTGGACGCGGCTGGCCGGCGGCCTGGCGCTGTTCCTGTTCGGCATGCAGTGCCTGGAGGAGGGCCTGCGCCTGCTGGCCGGCGGCGAGCTGGAACGCTTCCTGGCCAGGGCCACCGACCGCGCCTGGAAAAGCCTGAGCTTCGGCGTGCTGGCCACCGTGACGGTGCAGTCCAGCACCCTGGTGTCGCTGCTGACCATCGCCTTCCTCGGCACCGGGCTGATCGGCCTGGGCGCCGGCCTGTGCATCGTGTTCGGCGCCAACCTCGGCACCACCAGCGGCATCTGGCTGCTGGCGCTGGCCGGGCAGAGCGCCAGCCTCGGCGACCTGGCCCTGCCGCTGGCGGTGTTCGGCATCCTGCTCGGCTTCAACGGCCCGCGCAGCAAGGGCGTCGGCCGGGTGCTGCTGGGCATCTGCTTCCTGTTCTTCGGCATCGACCTGATCAAGGGCGGCTTCAGCGACGCCACCGAGATGTTCGACCCGGCGCAGTTCAAGGTGCCGGGGATCCTGGGCATCCTGCTGTTCGTCGGCATCGGCGCGCTGGTCACCGCGGTGGTGCAGTCCAGCCACGCCAGCCTGATGCTGGTGCTCACCGCGCTGTCCTCCGGGCAGATCGACGTCGACCAGGCCTTCGCCCTGGCCATCGGCACCAACGTCGGCGGGGTGGTCACCGCGGTGGTCGGCGCGCTGGGCGGGGCGCGTGCCGGGATGCGCCTGGCGCTGGCCAACGTGATCTTCAACCTGGTGGTCGCCGTCCTCGCCCTGCTGCTGCTGCAGCCGCTGACCGCGCTGGTGCTGCTGATCGCCGCGCAGCTCGGCTTCGCCGGCAACGCGCTGCTGGAGCTGGCGCTGTTCCACACCCTGTTCAACGGCCTGGGCGTGCTGCTGTTCCTGCCTCTGCATCGACGTCTGGCTACGGCGCTGGAGCGCTGGCTGCCGGAGGTGGCCGAGCCCCACGTGCTGATCGCCGCGGTGCAGGGCAGCGCCGCGCCCGAGGCGGCCAAGGTGCCGACCCGCGCCCGCTATCTGGACGACAACGCGCTGGACTCGGCGGACGCCGCGGTGCAGGCGGTGGCCCGCGAGCTGCAGCACCTGGCGCGGCTGAGCCTGGAGGTGATCTGCCACGCCCTGTACCTGCCGATCGACCAGCTGCGCAGCGCGCAGATCGACGAGCACGCCCTGCGCGAATCGGCGCAGAGCGCCAGCCGCGGGCTGGACGCCGACCAGCTCTACCAGCAGCACATCAAGGGCGTGTACAGCGACCTGGTCAGCTACATGGGCCGCCTCAAGGCCAACCTCGACGACGCCCACCAGCAGGCCTGGATCGCCAGCCAGGTGGTGGCGCTGCAGCTGGTCGACGCGGTGAAGGACGCCAAGCACCTGCAGAAGAACCTCGGCCGCCAGCTCAACGGCCAGTCTGCGGCCTTCAGCGCCGCCTACGCCGACCTGCGCCGGCACATGCTCTGGGTGCTGCGCGAGATCCGCACCATCAGTCTGCTCGACCTGCCCACCGAGGCGCTGCGCGCCCGCCTGGAGCTGTTCGACGGCGAGGCGGCGCGCTTCGACGCGCAGTTCCGCGAGCGGCTGTTCGTCGCGGTGCGCGAGAAGGGCCTGGACGGCATGCAGGCCAGTTCGCTGATGAACGACCTGGGCTACGCCAGCCGGATCAGCCAGAGCCTGCGCAACGTGCTGATGCTGGGGCTGGGCGAGGCGCGCGAGCTGCTGCCGCAGCTGCCGTTCCGCAGCGAGGACGAGGCGCCGCTGATCCATCTGTAA
- the mutM gene encoding bifunctional DNA-formamidopyrimidine glycosylase/DNA-(apurinic or apyrimidinic site) lyase — translation MPELPEVETTRRGIAPHLEGRRVTRVIVRERRLRWPVPEDLDVRLSGQRILRVGRRAKYLLIEAECGTLIGHLGMSGSLRLIEAGLAAEKHAHVDIELDSGLALRYHDPRRFGALLWSANPLEHELLRRLGPEPLGEAFNGERLYQLSRGRSMAVKPFIMDNAVVVGVGNIYATEALFAAGIDPRREAGSISRARYLKLAEEIRRILAAAIDCGGTTLRDFVGGDGKPGYFQQTLLAYGRGGQFCTVCGGTLREVKLGQRASVYCPRCQR, via the coding sequence ATGCCCGAATTGCCCGAAGTCGAAACCACCCGCCGCGGCATCGCCCCGCATCTGGAAGGCCGCCGGGTGACCCGCGTGATCGTCCGCGAGCGCCGCCTGCGCTGGCCGGTGCCGGAGGATCTCGACGTGCGCCTGTCCGGCCAGCGCATCCTGCGGGTCGGCCGGCGCGCCAAGTACCTGCTGATCGAGGCCGAGTGCGGCACGCTGATCGGCCATCTGGGCATGTCCGGCAGCCTGCGGCTGATCGAGGCCGGGCTGGCGGCGGAGAAGCACGCCCACGTCGACATCGAGCTGGATTCGGGGCTGGCGCTGCGCTACCACGATCCGCGGCGCTTCGGCGCGCTGCTGTGGAGCGCGAACCCGCTCGAACACGAGCTGCTGCGCCGGCTGGGGCCGGAGCCGCTGGGCGAGGCGTTCAACGGCGAACGGCTTTACCAGCTGTCGCGCGGGCGCTCGATGGCGGTCAAGCCGTTCATCATGGACAACGCGGTGGTGGTCGGGGTCGGCAACATCTACGCCACCGAGGCGCTGTTCGCCGCCGGCATCGACCCGCGCCGCGAGGCCGGATCGATCTCCCGCGCCCGCTACCTGAAGCTGGCCGAGGAGATCAGGCGCATCCTCGCCGCCGCCATCGACTGCGGCGGCACCACCCTGCGCGATTTCGTCGGCGGCGACGGCAAGCCCGGCTATTTCCAGCAGACCCTGCTGGCCTATGGCCGCGGCGGGCAGTTCTGCACGGTCTGCGGCGGCACCCTGCGCGAGGTCAAGCTGGGCCAGCGGGCCAGCGTCTACTGCCCGCGCTGCCAGCGTTGA
- the rsmD gene encoding 16S rRNA (guanine(966)-N(2))-methyltransferase RsmD: MARSPARPARPAARLGQLRIIGGQWRSRRLNFPEAPGLRPTPDRVRETLFNWLAPYVEGARVLDPFAGSGALLLEALSRGAAGTLAVEFDPAAAAALRDNLALLRAEGAEVRQGDALQRLQQDAATPFDLAFLDPPFHKELLAPACALLESRGWLAADAWIYTESESAPSTLGLPGNWRLHREKHTGQVHYALWQRQRP; this comes from the coding sequence ATGGCCAGATCCCCCGCACGACCCGCCCGCCCCGCCGCCCGCCTGGGCCAGCTGCGCATCATCGGCGGCCAGTGGCGCTCGCGGCGCCTGAACTTCCCCGAGGCGCCGGGCCTGCGCCCGACCCCGGACCGGGTGCGCGAGACGCTGTTCAACTGGCTGGCGCCCTACGTCGAAGGCGCCCGGGTGCTCGACCCCTTCGCCGGCAGCGGCGCGCTGCTGCTCGAAGCGCTGTCGCGCGGCGCCGCCGGCACCCTGGCCGTGGAGTTCGACCCCGCCGCCGCCGCCGCGCTGCGCGACAACCTCGCCCTGCTGCGCGCCGAGGGCGCCGAGGTGCGCCAGGGCGACGCCCTGCAGCGCCTGCAGCAGGACGCCGCGACGCCCTTCGACCTGGCGTTCCTCGACCCGCCGTTCCACAAGGAACTGCTCGCCCCGGCCTGCGCCCTGCTGGAGAGCCGCGGCTGGCTGGCGGCGGACGCCTGGATCTACACCGAGAGCGAAAGCGCGCCCTCGACCCTCGGCCTGCCGGGCAACTGGCGCCTGCACCGCGAAAAGCACACCGGCCAGGTCCACTACGCCCTCTGGCAGCGCCAGCGGCCCTGA
- a CDS encoding multidrug transporter, whose translation MPRLRSLLPALLLGAGLSLLPLQASFAAASAGSDPMYQADAPRAYSMVADLLIARPLLIAGTALGAAVFVVTLPFSALGGNVEEAGDALVIEPGREAFVRCLGCASGYQR comes from the coding sequence ATGCCCCGCCTCCGTTCCCTGCTTCCCGCCCTGCTGCTCGGCGCCGGTTTGAGCCTGCTGCCGTTGCAGGCCAGCTTCGCCGCCGCCAGCGCCGGCAGCGACCCGATGTACCAGGCCGACGCGCCGCGTGCCTATTCGATGGTCGCCGACCTGCTGATCGCCCGACCGCTGCTGATCGCCGGTACGGCGCTGGGCGCAGCGGTGTTCGTGGTCACCCTGCCGTTCAGCGCGCTGGGCGGCAACGTCGAGGAAGCGGGCGATGCGCTGGTGATCGAGCCGGGCCGCGAGGCCTTCGTGCGCTGTCTGGGCTGCGCCAGCGGCTACCAGCGCTGA
- the coaD gene encoding pantetheine-phosphate adenylyltransferase, with protein sequence MNRALYPGTFDPITKGHGDLIERAARLFDEVIVAVAVNSKKNPLFSLEKRVELASVVCAHLPNVRVVGFSTLLAHFAHEQQANVLIRGLRAVSDFEYEFQLANMNRQLAPQVESLFLTPAEHYSYISSTLVREIAALKGDISKFVHPAVAEALRERLQV encoded by the coding sequence ATGAACCGAGCGCTCTATCCCGGCACCTTCGACCCGATCACCAAAGGCCATGGCGACCTGATCGAACGGGCCGCCCGGCTGTTCGACGAAGTCATCGTCGCGGTGGCCGTCAATTCCAAGAAGAATCCGCTGTTCAGCCTGGAAAAGCGCGTGGAGCTGGCCTCCGTGGTCTGCGCCCACCTGCCCAACGTGCGGGTGGTCGGCTTCTCCACCCTGCTGGCGCACTTCGCCCATGAGCAGCAGGCCAACGTGCTGATCCGCGGCCTGCGCGCGGTGTCCGACTTCGAGTACGAGTTCCAGCTGGCCAACATGAACCGCCAGCTGGCGCCGCAGGTGGAAAGCCTGTTCCTCACCCCGGCCGAGCACTACTCGTACATTTCCTCGACCCTGGTGCGCGAGATCGCTGCCCTCAAGGGCGACATCAGCAAGTTCGTCCACCCGGCGGTGGCCGAGGCGCTGCGCGAACGCCTGCAGGTCTGA
- a CDS encoding M16 family metallopeptidase: MNKRHLWLVVVLAALLGLLLLIARPAAETPAGAGSAPPAAEAPRIASLAALDSQAPPRRALDIQRWQTAEGARVLFVEARELPMFDLRLTFAAGSSQDAGQAGLALLTNAMLNEGVDGLDASAIAAGFEGLGARFGNGAYRDMAVASLRSLSAAEQRTPALALFARVVGAPSFPADALARVQNQILAGLEQQKQNPGKLASRALFRQLYGEHPYASPSDGTERSIPTLQQAQLRAFHARAYAAGNAVIALVGDLSRGEAEAIAAQLSAALPRGPALPPPPAPEAPAAQREHIEFPSQQTHLMLAQLGIERRDPDYAALYVGNQILGGGGFGTRLMEEVREKRGLTYGIYSAFTPMQVAGPFMINVQTRAELGEATLELVRQLVREFVASGPSEAELARAKRELAGSFPLSTASNADIVAQLGAIGFYDLPSTALEDFMNQVQQLDVAQVRAAMARHLRDDAFVVVSAGPTVDQQPLPPPLERPAAQPAGIPEH; the protein is encoded by the coding sequence ATGAACAAGCGCCACCTGTGGCTGGTCGTGGTCCTGGCCGCGCTGCTCGGCCTGTTGCTGCTGATCGCCCGTCCGGCCGCCGAGACCCCGGCCGGCGCCGGCAGCGCTCCGCCTGCGGCCGAAGCGCCGCGCATCGCCTCGCTGGCCGCCCTGGACAGCCAGGCGCCGCCGCGCCGGGCGCTGGACATCCAGCGCTGGCAGACCGCCGAAGGCGCCCGCGTGCTGTTCGTCGAGGCCCGCGAACTGCCGATGTTCGACCTGCGCCTGACCTTCGCCGCCGGCAGCAGCCAGGACGCCGGCCAGGCCGGCCTCGCGCTGCTCACCAACGCCATGCTCAACGAGGGCGTCGACGGCCTGGACGCCAGCGCCATCGCCGCCGGCTTCGAGGGCCTCGGCGCGCGCTTCGGCAACGGCGCCTACCGCGACATGGCGGTCGCCTCGCTGCGCAGCCTGTCGGCCGCCGAGCAGCGGACGCCGGCGCTGGCGCTGTTCGCCCGGGTGGTCGGCGCGCCGAGCTTCCCGGCCGACGCCCTGGCGCGGGTCCAGAACCAGATCCTCGCCGGCCTCGAACAGCAGAAGCAGAACCCCGGCAAGCTGGCCAGCCGGGCGCTGTTCCGCCAGCTCTACGGCGAGCACCCCTACGCCTCGCCCAGCGACGGCACCGAGCGCAGCATTCCGACCCTGCAGCAGGCGCAGCTGCGCGCCTTCCACGCCCGCGCCTACGCCGCCGGCAACGCGGTGATCGCCCTGGTCGGCGACCTCTCGCGCGGCGAGGCCGAGGCCATCGCCGCGCAGCTCTCCGCCGCGCTGCCCCGCGGCCCGGCGCTGCCGCCGCCGCCCGCGCCAGAGGCGCCGGCCGCGCAGCGCGAGCACATCGAGTTCCCCTCCCAGCAGACCCACCTGATGCTCGCCCAGCTCGGCATCGAGCGCCGCGACCCGGACTACGCCGCGCTCTACGTCGGCAACCAGATCCTCGGCGGCGGCGGCTTCGGCACCCGGCTGATGGAGGAAGTGCGCGAGAAGCGCGGCCTGACCTACGGCATCTACTCGGCCTTCACCCCCATGCAGGTCGCCGGGCCGTTCATGATCAACGTGCAGACCCGCGCCGAACTGGGCGAGGCGACCCTCGAACTGGTACGCCAGCTGGTGCGCGAGTTCGTCGCCAGCGGGCCGAGCGAGGCGGAACTGGCCCGGGCCAAGCGCGAACTGGCCGGCAGCTTCCCGCTGTCCACCGCCAGCAACGCCGACATCGTCGCCCAGCTCGGCGCCATCGGCTTCTACGACCTGCCCAGCACCGCGCTGGAAGACTTCATGAACCAGGTGCAGCAGCTCGACGTCGCCCAGGTGCGCGCGGCCATGGCCCGCCACCTCAGGGACGACGCCTTCGTGGTGGTCAGCGCCGGCCCGACGGTCGACCAGCAGCCGCTGCCGCCGCCCCTGGAACGCCCCGCCGCGCAACCTGCCGGCATACCGGAGCACTGA
- a CDS encoding GGDEF domain-containing protein, with amino-acid sequence MPPASPAPDTSSAFCTHRCQWVFSGLLLLLGLGLTVLIATRLQDHDQLLARTQFEHLAQARLVRLHERLDERVRDLESVRYFMEASQDVDLHEFRHFTAPLLRDNLALVWAPHLDLSGSDAGQRMERFSAQARVQVGSTFRLIEVDPLGNLKPLQPRGMHYPLLFVQNSKLANLPLGLDLASPGPRREAMLRALASDQTRISRSVRLVGPAPEDSQGLILITPVRPLHKRHAHTADTPPEGMLANGMSLRQWLEDSLGTPLRTQLALELYDLTEGHGSDAPIYRSGQAADSPLHWQGRFSVGGNTYRLDVRPTPELLGNLPQDSPWLALLTGTLLSLLLAILLWVLLSQRRRALALVAERTAELRALSITDPLTGIHNRRYFLERFEAELARSQREQRPLALVMLDIDHFKRINDGFGHDVGDLVLQELCRRIASRLRRGDEFCRLGGEEFVVLCPATDAEQAAQLAEALREQVRSQPFPQAGAVTVSLGVAACAGGGDGATLLQRADRALYRAKAGGRDRACLEAPPAP; translated from the coding sequence ATGCCGCCAGCTTCCCCCGCCCCCGACACCAGTTCAGCCTTCTGCACCCACCGCTGCCAGTGGGTGTTCAGCGGCCTGCTCCTGCTGCTCGGCCTGGGCCTGACCGTGCTGATCGCCACACGCCTGCAGGACCACGACCAGCTGCTGGCGCGCACTCAGTTCGAGCACCTGGCGCAAGCGCGCCTCGTCCGCCTGCACGAGCGCCTCGACGAGCGCGTGCGCGACCTGGAGTCGGTGCGCTACTTCATGGAAGCCTCGCAGGATGTCGACCTGCACGAATTCCGCCACTTCACCGCACCCCTGCTGCGCGACAACCTGGCGCTGGTCTGGGCGCCGCACCTGGACCTCTCCGGCAGCGACGCTGGCCAGCGCATGGAGCGCTTCAGCGCCCAGGCGCGGGTCCAGGTCGGCAGCACTTTCCGGCTGATCGAGGTGGACCCGCTCGGCAATCTCAAGCCGCTGCAGCCACGGGGCATGCACTATCCGCTGCTGTTCGTGCAGAACAGCAAGCTGGCCAATCTGCCGCTCGGGCTGGACCTGGCGTCCCCCGGCCCGCGCCGCGAGGCCATGCTGCGCGCCCTGGCCAGCGACCAGACGCGGATCAGCCGCAGCGTGCGGCTGGTCGGCCCGGCCCCCGAGGACAGCCAGGGACTGATCCTGATCACCCCGGTACGTCCGCTACACAAGCGTCATGCCCACACGGCGGATACCCCGCCCGAGGGCATGCTGGCCAACGGCATGAGCCTGCGCCAGTGGCTGGAGGACAGCCTCGGCACACCGCTGCGCACGCAACTGGCCCTGGAGCTGTACGACCTGACCGAGGGGCATGGCAGCGACGCGCCGATCTACCGCAGCGGCCAGGCGGCCGACAGTCCGCTGCACTGGCAGGGCCGCTTCTCGGTCGGCGGCAATACCTATCGCCTCGACGTGCGCCCCACGCCCGAGCTGCTGGGCAACCTGCCGCAAGACTCGCCCTGGCTGGCCCTGCTGACCGGCACCCTGCTCAGCCTGCTGCTCGCCATCCTGCTGTGGGTGCTGCTCAGCCAGCGCCGTCGCGCCCTCGCCCTGGTCGCCGAGCGCACCGCCGAATTGCGCGCCCTGAGCATCACCGACCCGCTGACCGGCATCCACAACCGCCGCTACTTCCTCGAACGCTTCGAGGCCGAACTGGCGCGCAGCCAGCGCGAGCAGCGCCCGCTGGCGCTGGTCATGCTCGACATCGACCATTTCAAGCGGATCAACGACGGCTTCGGCCACGACGTCGGCGATCTGGTGCTGCAGGAGCTGTGCCGGCGCATCGCCTCGCGCCTGCGCCGCGGCGACGAGTTCTGCCGGCTCGGCGGCGAGGAGTTCGTGGTGCTGTGTCCGGCGACCGATGCCGAACAGGCCGCGCAGCTGGCCGAGGCGCTGCGCGAGCAGGTGCGCAGCCAGCCCTTCCCGCAGGCCGGCGCGGTCACCGTCAGCCTGGGTGTGGCGGCCTGCGCGGGGGGCGGCGACGGCGCCACCCTGCTGCAACGCGCCGACCGCGCGCTGTACCGGGCCAAGGCCGGCGGCCGCGACCGCGCCTGCCTGGAGGCGCCGCCGGCGCCCTGA